The following are encoded together in the Streptomyces rapamycinicus NRRL 5491 genome:
- a CDS encoding ferredoxin: MKITVDEEKCCGAGQCVLIAPEVFDQREEDGIVVLLDAEPADGHHTAVREAASVCPAAAIQLGEAPD, from the coding sequence ATGAAGATCACCGTCGACGAGGAAAAGTGCTGCGGCGCGGGCCAGTGTGTGCTCATCGCGCCCGAGGTGTTCGACCAGCGCGAGGAGGACGGCATCGTCGTGCTGCTCGACGCCGAGCCCGCCGACGGGCACCACACGGCCGTCCGGGAGGCCGCGAGCGTCTGCCCGGCCGCCGCGATCCAGCTGGGCGAGGCTCCGGACTGA
- a CDS encoding tagatose 1,6-diphosphate aldolase: MSTSDLTTDPGKLRGLTRVTSADGFFLICALDHLSDFAELLAPDPGTVSFADVVRAKDAVIRAVAPSVTAVLLDAHYGIGHLTASGALPRDVGLMASIEDEDYSIPEGPRRTRHREGWSTRQIKLAGTDVAKLLWWYRPDGDPATAEHQRQVVRDLVAECAELSLPLVVEPIWYPLPGEDPGSAEWKERRVEGIIRSAVDADRLGVDMLKVEFPGYVDTEQGRERAAAACKELDSSVRVPWVILSAGVGYEDFRTQVRISAQAGACGYLAGRSIWRDAVSTHDPEGRARGIEQARGRLDELNAVIREHGRPFLPGRSLDQALDRLPEGWFHDWHPAV, from the coding sequence ATGAGCACCTCCGACCTGACCACCGATCCGGGCAAGTTGCGCGGCCTGACCCGGGTGACCAGCGCGGACGGCTTCTTCCTGATCTGCGCCCTGGACCATCTCTCGGACTTCGCCGAGCTGCTGGCCCCGGACCCCGGGACGGTGAGCTTCGCGGATGTGGTCCGGGCCAAGGACGCCGTGATCCGGGCCGTCGCGCCCAGCGTGACCGCCGTACTCCTCGACGCCCACTACGGCATCGGCCATCTGACGGCGAGCGGCGCCCTGCCCCGCGACGTCGGCCTGATGGCCAGCATCGAGGACGAGGACTACAGCATCCCCGAGGGGCCGCGCCGCACCCGGCACCGCGAGGGGTGGTCCACCCGGCAGATCAAGCTGGCCGGCACCGATGTCGCCAAGCTGCTGTGGTGGTACCGCCCGGACGGCGACCCGGCCACCGCCGAACACCAGCGCCAGGTGGTGCGCGACCTGGTCGCCGAATGCGCCGAGCTGAGCCTGCCCCTGGTCGTGGAGCCCATCTGGTACCCACTGCCCGGGGAGGACCCCGGCTCGGCGGAGTGGAAGGAGCGGCGGGTCGAGGGCATCATCCGGTCCGCCGTGGACGCCGACCGGCTGGGCGTCGACATGCTCAAGGTGGAGTTCCCCGGCTACGTGGACACCGAGCAGGGGCGGGAGCGTGCCGCGGCCGCCTGCAAGGAGCTGGACTCCTCGGTGCGGGTCCCCTGGGTGATCCTCTCCGCCGGGGTGGGCTACGAGGACTTCCGCACCCAGGTGCGGATCTCGGCGCAGGCCGGGGCGTGCGGCTATCTGGCGGGCCGGTCGATCTGGCGGGACGCGGTGTCCACCCACGACCCCGAGGGGCGCGCCAGGGGCATCGAGCAGGCCAGGGGCCGTTTGGACGAACTGAACGCGGTCATCCGTGAGCACGGCAGGCCGTTCCTGCCCGGGCGCTCCCTCGACCAGGCGCTGGACCGCCTGCCCGAGGGGTGGTTCCACGACTGGCACCCGGCCGTCTGA
- a CDS encoding lysylphosphatidylglycerol synthase transmembrane domain-containing protein encodes MPEAMPRPAEQPLDRPAERTERRSRYRRLPLRQILCLLPLLVVAVWVVQHRSLIGSGARQMFTANPYWLLTAVATTGLGWVAVSFARQGTVLERLPARRLFATQFAAGAANHLLPSGIGASAVNIRFMTGCGLPPARSSAALALYFLAEATARVGLLLVLLVAFPEALRLGPLLPESVSGTVVAGVVAAAGVLVAGVALIRPVRRLVMTFLRTALADARSLHMRPSRALALWGGSLAFPLLQATGLVAVALALELEVRPAHVMLAYLAATAVAAVVPAPGGIGSVDAALVIALVAAGAPVESATSTVLAYRFITVWLPLIPGALVLGGLVRWKIV; translated from the coding sequence ATGCCTGAAGCGATGCCGCGCCCCGCGGAGCAGCCCCTGGACCGGCCCGCGGAGCGCACGGAGCGCCGGTCCCGGTACCGGCGGCTGCCGCTGCGCCAGATCCTGTGTCTGCTGCCGCTGCTCGTCGTGGCCGTCTGGGTGGTCCAGCACCGCTCGCTGATCGGCTCCGGCGCCCGTCAGATGTTCACCGCCAATCCGTACTGGCTGCTGACGGCGGTTGCCACCACCGGGCTCGGCTGGGTGGCGGTGTCGTTCGCCCGGCAGGGCACGGTGCTGGAGCGGCTGCCGGCCAGGCGGCTGTTCGCCACCCAGTTCGCCGCCGGGGCGGCCAACCATCTGCTGCCGTCGGGGATCGGCGCCAGCGCAGTCAACATCCGGTTCATGACGGGCTGCGGGCTGCCGCCCGCCCGCTCCTCGGCGGCGCTCGCCCTGTACTTCCTGGCGGAGGCCACGGCCCGGGTGGGGTTGCTGCTGGTGCTGCTCGTGGCGTTTCCCGAGGCGCTGCGGCTGGGCCCGCTGCTCCCGGAGTCGGTGAGCGGGACGGTGGTGGCCGGGGTGGTCGCGGCGGCCGGGGTGCTGGTGGCCGGGGTGGCCCTGATCCGTCCGGTGCGCCGGCTCGTGATGACGTTCCTGCGCACCGCGCTGGCCGACGCCCGTTCGCTGCACATGCGGCCGTCCAGGGCGCTGGCGCTGTGGGGCGGTTCGCTGGCGTTTCCGCTGCTCCAGGCGACGGGGCTGGTGGCGGTCGCGCTGGCGCTCGAGCTCGAGGTGCGGCCGGCGCACGTGATGCTCGCGTATCTGGCCGCCACGGCGGTGGCCGCCGTGGTCCCCGCCCCCGGTGGTATCGGCTCGGTCGACGCGGCGCTGGTCATCGCGCTGGTGGCGGCGGGGGCGCCGGTCGAGTCGGCCACGTCCACGGTGCTGGCGTACCGCTTCATCACGGTGTGGCTGCCGCTGATCCCCGGGGCGCTGGTGCTGGGCGGGCTGGTGCGTTGGAAGATCGTCTGA
- a CDS encoding non-oxidative hydroxyarylic acid decarboxylases subunit B, which translates to MRLIVGMTGATGAVFGVRLLETLAELPEVETHLVLSRWARTTIELETGRSAREVAGLAEVTHSPEDQGAAISSGSFRTDGMIIAPCSMKTLAGIRAGYADGLVGRAADVVLKERRRLVLVPRETPLSEIHLENMLALSRMGVRMVPPMPAFYNHPRSVDDIVDHLTARLLDQFDLPAPAAKRWAGMRAARGPKPTAA; encoded by the coding sequence GTGCGATTGATCGTGGGCATGACAGGAGCGACGGGTGCCGTGTTCGGCGTCCGGCTGCTGGAGACGCTGGCCGAGCTGCCCGAGGTGGAGACCCATCTGGTGCTCAGCCGCTGGGCGCGCACCACGATCGAGCTGGAGACCGGCCGGTCCGCCCGTGAGGTGGCCGGGCTCGCCGAGGTGACCCACTCCCCCGAGGACCAGGGCGCCGCCATCTCCTCCGGCTCCTTCCGCACCGACGGCATGATCATCGCGCCGTGCTCGATGAAGACCCTCGCCGGGATCCGCGCCGGATACGCCGACGGGCTGGTGGGCCGCGCCGCGGACGTGGTGCTCAAGGAGCGGCGCCGGCTCGTCCTCGTACCGCGGGAGACCCCGCTCAGCGAGATCCACCTCGAGAACATGCTGGCGCTCTCCCGGATGGGCGTGCGGATGGTCCCGCCCATGCCCGCCTTCTACAACCACCCCCGGTCGGTGGACGACATCGTCGACCACCTCACGGCCCGCCTCCTCGACCAGTTCGACCTGCCCGCGCCCGCCGCCAAGCGGTGGGCGGGCATGCGCGCCGCCCGCGGCCCGAAGCCCACCGCCGCCTGA
- a CDS encoding AraC family transcriptional regulator, translating into MDRNGHRDVTEVPFRPSVGAPPGAAVLDFPGLAARARSHGLDVHAPMRLAFHQLITVRSGTLRCSVDFTEHELTEGGWMWVRPGQIHQFRSALGAADGAAVLFPSGYLGAATAAVARLDRPVSRSPLVVPEGAATAAVARLDRPVSRSPLVVPEGADAEAVRGVLGLLESEYRTVAGPLEAHVEVVRHLVAVLVLRLAHLPGAQSGDTAGSEAFRRFQQAVERDYTRTHRVEDYADRLGYSVRTLTRATRATVGCGAKRFIDDRVLLEAKRLLVHTGLSATAIGERLGFPDATVFTKFFRRRSGETPAGFRIRASGARR; encoded by the coding sequence ATGGACAGAAACGGACACCGTGATGTCACCGAGGTTCCGTTCCGGCCCTCCGTGGGAGCCCCGCCGGGAGCGGCCGTCCTGGACTTCCCCGGACTCGCCGCCCGCGCCCGGAGCCATGGCCTCGATGTCCACGCCCCGATGCGGCTCGCCTTCCACCAGCTGATCACCGTGCGCTCCGGGACGCTGCGCTGCTCGGTGGACTTCACCGAGCACGAGCTGACCGAGGGCGGCTGGATGTGGGTGCGCCCCGGACAGATCCACCAGTTCCGGTCCGCCCTCGGCGCGGCGGACGGCGCCGCCGTGCTCTTCCCGTCCGGCTATCTCGGCGCCGCCACCGCCGCCGTCGCCCGGCTGGACCGGCCCGTGTCCCGGTCCCCGCTGGTGGTGCCCGAGGGCGCCGCCACCGCCGCCGTCGCCCGGCTGGACCGGCCCGTGTCCCGGTCCCCGCTGGTGGTGCCCGAGGGCGCCGACGCCGAGGCCGTCCGAGGCGTCCTGGGCCTGCTGGAGAGCGAGTACCGGACGGTGGCAGGGCCGCTGGAGGCGCATGTCGAGGTGGTGCGCCACCTCGTCGCCGTCCTCGTGCTGCGGCTGGCCCATCTGCCCGGCGCCCAGAGCGGGGACACGGCGGGCAGCGAGGCGTTCCGCCGCTTCCAGCAGGCCGTGGAGCGCGACTACACCCGCACCCACCGGGTCGAGGACTACGCGGACCGGCTGGGCTACAGCGTCCGCACCCTGACCCGGGCCACCCGCGCCACCGTGGGATGCGGCGCCAAGCGGTTCATCGACGACCGGGTGCTGCTCGAGGCCAAGCGGCTGCTGGTGCACACCGGTCTGTCCGCCACGGCCATCGGCGAGCGGCTGGGCTTCCCGGACGCCACCGTCTTCACCAAGTTCTTCCGGCGGCGCTCGGGCGAGACCCCGGCCGGGTTCCGCATCCGCGCCTCGGGCGCGCGGCGCTGA
- a CDS encoding class I mannose-6-phosphate isomerase yields the protein MTAEPVPLPPNQPRSFYRDSGAIARFRRTAPDGDGYRPEDWVASTTSRFAQAPAGLTTLPDGTRLSDAVAADPGAWLGPEHTGAYGADTALLVKLLDAGQRLPLHSHPGRAFARAHLGSAHGKTEAWFVVAAAPGAEIRMGFSRDVTADELAGWVERGDTAALHGAVHRVPVAAGDALLCPAGMPHAIGAGVLLVELQEPTDFSVLLEWEGYAIDGASEGHLGLGFDRALAAVDRAGVDAAALARLRGPGADVASGASVLPPEAGSSFRAELCRGEPTAALDPGFSVLVVLDGAGALGHERGRPLAVSAGQTVLIPYAAGHTELSGPVSALRCRPPASGAAG from the coding sequence ATGACCGCCGAGCCCGTCCCGCTGCCACCGAACCAGCCGCGCTCCTTCTACCGCGACTCCGGCGCCATCGCCCGCTTCCGGCGCACCGCCCCGGACGGCGACGGCTATCGCCCCGAGGACTGGGTCGCCTCCACCACCTCGCGGTTCGCCCAGGCCCCCGCCGGGCTGACCACGCTGCCGGACGGCACCCGGCTGTCCGATGCCGTGGCCGCCGACCCCGGCGCCTGGCTGGGCCCCGAGCACACCGGGGCGTACGGAGCCGACACCGCGCTGCTGGTCAAGCTGCTGGACGCCGGGCAGCGGCTGCCGCTGCACAGCCACCCCGGCCGGGCCTTCGCCCGGGCCCATCTGGGCAGCGCCCATGGCAAGACCGAGGCGTGGTTCGTGGTGGCCGCGGCCCCGGGCGCCGAGATCCGCATGGGTTTCAGCCGCGATGTCACCGCCGATGAGCTGGCGGGCTGGGTGGAGCGCGGCGATACGGCAGCGCTGCACGGCGCCGTGCACCGGGTGCCGGTGGCCGCGGGGGACGCGCTGCTCTGCCCCGCCGGGATGCCCCATGCCATCGGAGCGGGCGTGCTGCTGGTGGAGCTTCAGGAGCCCACCGACTTCTCCGTCCTGCTGGAGTGGGAGGGCTATGCGATCGACGGAGCCAGCGAGGGCCATCTGGGACTGGGCTTCGACCGCGCGCTGGCCGCCGTGGACCGCGCCGGTGTGGACGCCGCCGCGCTCGCCCGGCTGCGCGGACCCGGCGCGGACGTGGCCTCCGGCGCCAGTGTGCTGCCACCGGAGGCCGGGAGCTCCTTCCGGGCCGAGCTGTGCCGGGGCGAGCCGACGGCCGCGCTGGACCCGGGCTTCTCGGTACTGGTGGTCCTCGACGGTGCCGGGGCGCTCGGCCATGAGCGGGGACGTCCGCTGGCCGTGAGCGCTGGGCAGACCGTGCTGATTCCGTACGCCGCGGGGCACACCGAGCTGTCCGGGCCGGTGAGCGCCCTGCGCTGCCGCCCGCCCGCGTCCGGCGCGGCCGGCTGA
- a CDS encoding TetR/AcrR family transcriptional regulator, whose protein sequence is MTDARTVRSAGTREAIITAAERLYAEHGLVAVSNRQISEAAGQGNVAAVGYHFGTRADLVRAIMRKHSEAIEEIRQRMVAEARGSEEVRDWVACLVRPATEHLATLGVPSWYARFAVQVMTDPVLRAIVTDEALTREPLRETLYGLGGCLDALPAEVRAERGDMARQLITHTCAERERALTEGTSTRQPSWDDTAGALTDAITGLLLAPVTRRSPAEEART, encoded by the coding sequence GTGACCGACGCACGCACCGTCCGCTCCGCCGGGACCCGCGAGGCCATCATAACCGCGGCGGAGCGGCTCTACGCCGAGCACGGCCTGGTCGCGGTGTCGAACCGGCAGATCAGCGAGGCGGCCGGACAGGGCAATGTCGCCGCGGTCGGCTACCACTTCGGCACCAGGGCGGATCTGGTGCGCGCCATCATGCGCAAGCACTCCGAGGCGATCGAGGAGATCCGGCAGCGGATGGTGGCGGAGGCCCGCGGCAGCGAGGAGGTCCGGGACTGGGTCGCCTGCCTGGTGCGCCCCGCCACCGAGCACCTGGCCACCCTGGGCGTCCCCTCGTGGTACGCCCGGTTCGCCGTCCAGGTGATGACCGACCCCGTGCTGCGGGCGATCGTCACCGACGAGGCCCTCACCCGGGAGCCGCTGCGGGAGACCCTCTACGGCCTGGGCGGTTGCCTGGACGCGCTGCCCGCCGAGGTGCGGGCCGAACGCGGCGACATGGCCCGCCAGTTGATCACCCACACCTGTGCCGAACGGGAGCGCGCCCTCACCGAGGGGACCAGTACGCGCCAGCCGTCCTGGGACGACACGGCCGGCGCGCTCACCGACGCCATCACCGGTCTGCTGCTCGCCCCCGTCACCCGCCGTTCCCCAGCCGAGGAGGCCCGGACATGA
- a CDS encoding phosphocholine-specific phospholipase C — protein MTSIDRRRFMQLAGTGTAMSLLSASIARAAEIPANRRTGSLRDIEHIVVLMQENRSFDHYFGTLRGVRGFGDPRPVRLPSGKPVWHQSDGSKEVLPFRPEVNDLGLQFLQDLPHGWGDGHVAFNDGAYDKWVPSKSATTMAYLTREDIPFHYALADTFTICDAYHCSFIGSTDPNRYYLWSGYTGNDGKGGGPVLDNAEAGYGWTTYPERLEQAGVSWKIYQDIGDGLDAKGGWGWIDDAYRGNYGDNSLLYFNQYRDAKPGDPLYDKARTGTDAKNGDGFFDVLRADVKAGKLPQISWIAAPEAFSEHPNWPANYGAWYVAQVLDALTSDPEVWSRTALLITYDENDGFFDHVVPPYAPAAERGASTVDTTGELYAGSSAQPAGPYGLGQRVPMLVVSPWSKGGWVCSQTLDHTSVIRLMERRFGVEEPNISPWRRAVCGDLTEAFDFSRTDVKVPALPDTSGYRPKDNERHPDYVPALPANPSLPPQESGLRPARPLPYDLSADATTGADGGLRIDFVHHGKGTAAHFHVTSASHEGGPWGYTVEAGKRLSGSWQRSSADNGAYDLQVHGPAGFLRHFTGHATGEGPEVSARHDRATGAVELTLVNQGDATLRLTVTDGYHQEKQADYRLRPGARVVHTARTGRSHHWYDLSVVSDHDSGYLRRLAGHVETGRAGMSDPALSAD, from the coding sequence ATGACCTCCATAGACCGTCGAAGATTCATGCAACTTGCCGGCACCGGCACGGCCATGTCCCTCCTCTCCGCCAGCATCGCGCGCGCCGCGGAGATTCCGGCGAACCGCCGGACCGGAAGCCTGCGGGACATCGAGCACATCGTCGTGCTGATGCAGGAGAACCGCTCCTTCGACCACTACTTCGGAACCCTGCGCGGGGTACGGGGATTCGGCGATCCGCGGCCGGTGCGGCTGCCCAGCGGCAAGCCGGTGTGGCACCAGTCCGACGGCTCCAAGGAGGTCCTGCCGTTCCGTCCCGAGGTGAACGACCTCGGGCTGCAGTTCCTCCAGGACCTGCCGCACGGCTGGGGCGACGGCCATGTGGCGTTCAACGACGGCGCGTACGACAAGTGGGTGCCCTCGAAGTCGGCCACCACCATGGCGTATCTGACCCGCGAGGACATTCCGTTCCACTACGCGCTGGCCGACACCTTCACCATCTGCGACGCCTACCACTGCTCGTTCATCGGCTCCACGGACCCCAACCGCTACTACCTGTGGTCCGGTTACACCGGGAACGACGGCAAGGGCGGCGGCCCGGTGCTGGACAACGCGGAGGCCGGCTACGGCTGGACCACCTACCCCGAGCGCCTGGAACAGGCCGGGGTCTCCTGGAAGATCTACCAGGACATCGGCGACGGGCTCGACGCCAAGGGCGGCTGGGGCTGGATCGACGACGCCTACCGCGGCAACTACGGCGACAACTCGCTGCTGTACTTCAACCAGTACCGCGACGCCAAGCCCGGCGACCCGCTGTACGACAAGGCCCGCACCGGTACCGACGCCAAGAACGGCGACGGCTTCTTCGACGTCCTGCGGGCCGATGTGAAGGCCGGGAAGCTGCCGCAGATCTCCTGGATCGCGGCCCCCGAAGCCTTCAGCGAGCACCCCAACTGGCCCGCGAACTACGGCGCCTGGTACGTCGCCCAGGTGCTGGACGCGCTCACCTCCGACCCCGAGGTGTGGAGCAGGACCGCGCTGCTCATCACCTACGACGAGAACGACGGCTTCTTCGACCACGTGGTGCCGCCGTACGCGCCCGCCGCCGAGCGGGGCGCCTCGACCGTGGACACCACCGGGGAGTTGTACGCCGGCTCCTCCGCGCAGCCCGCGGGCCCGTACGGGCTGGGGCAGCGGGTGCCGATGCTGGTGGTGTCGCCGTGGAGCAAGGGCGGCTGGGTGTGCTCGCAGACGCTGGACCACACCTCGGTCATCCGGCTGATGGAGCGGCGCTTCGGCGTCGAGGAGCCGAACATCTCGCCGTGGCGGCGGGCGGTGTGCGGCGACCTGACCGAGGCCTTCGACTTCTCCCGGACCGATGTGAAGGTCCCGGCCCTGCCGGACACCAGCGGCTACCGGCCCAAGGACAACGAGCGGCACCCGGACTACGTACCGGCGCTCCCGGCGAACCCCTCGCTGCCCCCGCAGGAGTCCGGGCTGCGCCCTGCCAGGCCGCTGCCGTACGACCTGTCGGCCGATGCCACGACCGGCGCCGACGGCGGTCTGCGGATCGACTTCGTGCACCACGGCAAGGGCACCGCCGCGCACTTCCACGTGACCTCCGCGAGCCATGAGGGCGGGCCGTGGGGCTACACCGTCGAGGCGGGCAAGCGGCTGTCCGGCAGCTGGCAGCGCTCCTCGGCGGACAACGGCGCCTATGACCTCCAGGTGCACGGTCCGGCCGGTTTCCTGCGCCACTTCACCGGCCACGCCACCGGCGAGGGCCCCGAGGTGAGCGCCCGTCACGACCGGGCGACCGGGGCGGTCGAGCTGACCCTCGTCAACCAGGGCGACGCGACGCTGCGGCTCACCGTCACCGACGGCTACCACCAGGAGAAGCAGGCGGACTACCGGCTCCGGCCGGGCGCGCGGGTGGTGCACACCGCCCGCACCGGGCGCAGCCACCATTGGTACGACCTGTCGGTGGTCTCCGACCACGACAGCGGCTATCTGCGCCGGCTGGCCGGGCATGTGGAGACCGGCCGAGCGGGGATGAGCGACCCCGCGCTCTCGGCGGACTGA
- a CDS encoding CapA family protein encodes MHDTAVTLFLCGDVMLARGVDQILPHPGDPELHEPYIRDSRAYVELAEEANGPIPRPVDFSWPWGDALAVLDEEAPEVRVLNLETSVTRSDEFAPGKDVHYRMSPDNLPCLTAVRPDVCVLANNHVLDGGRRGLDETLDSLAAAGLRVAGAGRDAAAARRPAVVPAGDRRRVLVFSFGTASSGIPGRWAATGNRSGVDFLPELSDARAYAITVRVRQLKRPGDLAVASVHWGGNWGYGVSPDQIHFAHALIDGGVDLVHGHSSHHPRPLEVYRGKLVLYGCGDMVDDYEGIGGYERYRDDLRLLYFPGLDPDTGRLVSLRMVPLRSRRMRLERTGHDDAAWLGGTLDRVGALLGSHVDVRPDDVLTLRRP; translated from the coding sequence ATGCACGACACGGCGGTGACGCTGTTCCTCTGCGGCGATGTGATGCTCGCCCGCGGTGTCGACCAGATCCTGCCGCATCCGGGCGATCCGGAGCTCCACGAGCCCTACATCCGCGACTCCCGGGCCTATGTGGAGCTGGCCGAGGAGGCCAACGGCCCGATCCCGCGCCCGGTGGACTTCTCCTGGCCCTGGGGCGACGCCCTTGCGGTGCTGGACGAGGAGGCGCCCGAGGTGCGGGTGCTCAACCTGGAGACGAGCGTCACCCGCAGTGATGAGTTCGCCCCGGGGAAGGACGTCCACTACCGGATGAGCCCGGACAACCTCCCCTGTCTGACCGCGGTCCGGCCCGATGTCTGCGTCCTGGCCAACAACCATGTCCTCGACGGCGGCCGGCGCGGGCTCGACGAGACGCTCGACTCGCTGGCCGCCGCCGGCCTCCGGGTGGCCGGAGCGGGCCGTGACGCGGCCGCCGCGCGGCGCCCCGCCGTCGTCCCGGCCGGGGACCGCCGCCGGGTGCTGGTCTTCTCGTTCGGCACGGCCTCCAGCGGCATCCCGGGCCGGTGGGCCGCGACCGGGAACCGGTCCGGGGTCGACTTCCTGCCCGAACTGTCGGACGCCCGCGCGTACGCGATCACCGTCCGGGTACGGCAGCTCAAGCGCCCCGGCGACCTCGCCGTCGCCTCGGTCCACTGGGGCGGCAACTGGGGGTACGGCGTCTCACCGGACCAGATCCACTTCGCCCATGCCCTGATCGACGGAGGCGTGGACCTCGTCCACGGCCATTCCTCCCACCACCCCCGCCCCCTCGAGGTGTACCGCGGCAAGCTGGTCCTCTACGGCTGCGGCGACATGGTCGACGACTACGAGGGCATCGGCGGCTATGAGCGGTACCGCGACGATCTGCGGCTGCTCTACTTCCCCGGGCTGGACCCGGACACCGGCCGCCTGGTGAGCCTTCGCATGGTGCCCCTGCGGTCCCGGCGGATGCGGCTGGAGCGCACCGGCCACGACGACGCCGCATGGCTGGGCGGAACCCTCGACCGGGTCGGGGCCCTCCTCGGCTCGCACGTCGACGTCCGGCCCGACGACGTCCTCACCCTGCGCCGGCCCTGA
- a CDS encoding SigB/SigF/SigG family RNA polymerase sigma factor: MTSARAHPRTHPKHAHDDAPDTSADFRRIADLPDGQERETLRQDVVRAWMPMAERIAAQFRNRGESSEDLRQVAMVGLVKAVKRYEPDRGSAFESYAVPTVVGEVKRHFRDHMWGLHVPRRVQELRNRVRTAVQELTRSPDDRSPSVKDIARHTGMTEEDVLVGMEALDSFRTLSLDAALRGADDGYALVDTLGATESSYERVVQRESLKPCLRRLPEREREILYLRFFCDETQSRIADRLGISQMHVSRLINRTCAHLGQEVGARAA, from the coding sequence ATGACGTCCGCACGAGCACACCCCCGAACACACCCCAAGCACGCACACGACGACGCCCCCGACACCTCCGCCGACTTCCGCCGGATCGCCGATCTGCCGGACGGTCAGGAGAGGGAGACCCTGCGACAGGATGTCGTCCGGGCCTGGATGCCGATGGCCGAGCGCATCGCCGCACAGTTCCGCAATCGCGGTGAAAGCTCCGAGGATCTGCGGCAGGTGGCCATGGTCGGACTGGTCAAGGCGGTCAAGCGCTATGAGCCGGACCGGGGTTCGGCCTTCGAGAGCTACGCCGTCCCCACCGTGGTCGGAGAGGTCAAGCGGCACTTCCGCGACCACATGTGGGGCCTGCACGTCCCGCGCCGGGTCCAGGAGCTGCGCAACCGGGTCCGCACCGCCGTGCAGGAGCTGACCCGCTCACCGGACGACCGTTCGCCCAGCGTCAAGGACATCGCCCGGCACACCGGCATGACCGAGGAGGACGTCCTCGTCGGCATGGAGGCGCTCGACAGCTTCCGCACGCTGTCGCTGGACGCCGCACTGCGCGGCGCCGACGACGGCTACGCACTGGTGGACACCCTCGGCGCCACCGAGTCCTCCTACGAGCGGGTGGTCCAGCGCGAATCCCTCAAGCCGTGCCTGCGCAGGCTTCCCGAGCGGGAGCGGGAGATCCTCTACCTGCGATTCTTCTGCGACGAGACCCAGAGCCGGATCGCCGATCGGCTCGGCATCTCCCAGATGCATGTCTCCCGGCTCATCAACCGCACCTGCGCCCACCTGGGCCAGGAGGTCGGCGCCCGTGCCGCGTGA